A genomic window from Streptomyces sp. HUAS YS2 includes:
- a CDS encoding ROK family transcriptional regulator translates to MAGTTPGTPGTPRVLRAMNDRAALDLLLEHGTLSRTRIGKLTGLSKPTASQLLARLEAAGLVVATGTTAGRPGPSAQLYALDPRAGYAAGLDVNPYRILAAVADITGEVVGEYELPTPGRDRHDVVGQVRTALDGAVKDAGIALGDVRRLVIGTPGAFDPATGRLRYASHLPGWHSPTLLDELAAALPMPFEYENDVNLVAVAEQRLGAARGHQDFVLLWNQEGMGAALVLGGRLHRGFTGGAGEVGFLPVPGTPLVRGVTKANSGGFQELAGVQSVPRIARAIGIDTPEQPYVTTTAALLATASEEHGSDPLYAQLLDRYAERLATGLASLVAVLDPELVVLAGEAVVPGGEPLRARVQAELTELAAARPTLVLSAVPRRPVLRGALESALASTRDDVFDTSR, encoded by the coding sequence ATGGCCGGGACCACTCCGGGAACACCCGGGACTCCGCGGGTGCTGCGGGCCATGAACGACCGGGCCGCGCTCGACCTGCTGCTGGAGCACGGGACGCTGTCGCGGACGCGGATCGGGAAGCTGACCGGGCTGTCCAAGCCCACCGCCTCGCAGCTGCTCGCGCGGCTCGAGGCCGCCGGGCTCGTCGTCGCCACCGGGACGACCGCCGGTCGGCCGGGGCCCAGCGCCCAGCTGTACGCGCTCGACCCGCGCGCCGGGTACGCCGCCGGGCTCGACGTCAATCCGTACCGGATCCTCGCCGCCGTCGCCGACATCACCGGCGAGGTCGTCGGCGAGTACGAGCTGCCCACACCCGGGCGCGACCGCCACGACGTCGTCGGGCAGGTGCGGACCGCGCTCGACGGGGCCGTCAAGGACGCCGGGATCGCGCTCGGCGACGTCCGGCGGCTCGTCATCGGGACGCCCGGGGCCTTCGACCCGGCCACCGGACGACTGCGGTACGCCTCCCACCTGCCCGGCTGGCACTCCCCCACCCTCCTCGACGAACTCGCCGCGGCCCTGCCGATGCCGTTCGAGTACGAGAACGACGTCAACCTCGTCGCCGTCGCCGAGCAGCGCCTCGGCGCCGCCCGCGGGCACCAGGACTTCGTCCTCCTCTGGAACCAGGAGGGCATGGGCGCCGCCCTCGTGCTCGGCGGCCGGCTGCACCGAGGCTTCACCGGCGGCGCCGGCGAGGTCGGCTTCCTTCCGGTGCCCGGCACCCCGCTCGTCCGCGGCGTCACCAAGGCCAACAGCGGCGGCTTCCAGGAGCTCGCCGGCGTCCAGTCCGTCCCCCGGATCGCCCGCGCCATCGGCATCGACACCCCGGAACAGCCGTACGTGACCACCACCGCGGCGCTGCTCGCCACGGCCTCCGAGGAGCACGGCTCCGACCCGCTGTACGCCCAACTCCTCGACCGGTACGCGGAACGGCTCGCCACCGGACTCGCCTCCCTCGTCGCCGTCCTCGACCCCGAACTCGTCGTGCTCGCGGGCGAGGCCGTCGTCCCCGGCGGCGAACCCCTGCGCGCCCGCGTCCAGGCCGAGCTGACCGAGCTCGCCGCCGCCCGGCCGACGCTCGTCCTCTCCGCCGTGCCCCGGCGACCCGTCCTGCGCGGCGCGCTGGAGAGCGCCCTCGCCTCCACGCGCGACGACGTCTTCGACACCTCTCGCTGA
- a CDS encoding mechanosensitive ion channel family protein: MSDPSSGPVTLDEAAQKASNAAGWVEENWATWLNTGLRILLILLVAFLLRMAVRRALTKLIERMNRSAQAVEGTALGGLLVNAERRRQRSEAIGSVLRSVASFLILGTAGLMILGAFAIDLAPLLASAGVAGVAIGFGARNLVTDFLSGVFMILEDQYGVGDSVDAGVASGEVVEVGLRVTKLRGDNGEIWYVRNGEIKRIGNLSQGWATAAVDVTVRPTEDLDKINSIIVEVADGLAKDEPWNERLWGPVEVLGLNEVLLDSMTIRVSAKTMPGKALGVERELRWRIKRALDAAGIRIVGGIPAQAEESTPDPTAGMSAPSAFANATSPQSAAATPLPSANPNLSK; this comes from the coding sequence GTGTCCGACCCGAGTTCCGGTCCCGTCACCCTCGACGAAGCAGCCCAGAAGGCGAGCAACGCGGCGGGTTGGGTGGAGGAGAACTGGGCCACCTGGTTGAACACGGGCCTGCGGATCCTGCTGATCCTGCTGGTGGCGTTCCTGCTGCGGATGGCGGTCCGGCGGGCCCTGACGAAGCTCATAGAGCGGATGAACCGCTCGGCCCAGGCGGTGGAGGGCACGGCGCTGGGCGGTCTGCTGGTCAACGCGGAGCGGCGGCGGCAGCGCTCGGAGGCGATCGGCTCGGTCCTGAGGTCGGTGGCGTCGTTCCTGATCCTGGGCACGGCCGGCCTGATGATCCTCGGCGCGTTCGCGATCGACCTGGCGCCGCTGCTGGCCTCGGCCGGTGTCGCGGGTGTGGCGATCGGCTTCGGCGCGCGGAACCTGGTGACGGACTTCCTGTCCGGCGTGTTCATGATCCTGGAGGACCAGTACGGCGTCGGCGACTCTGTCGACGCGGGTGTGGCGTCCGGCGAGGTCGTCGAGGTGGGCCTCCGGGTCACGAAGCTGCGCGGCGACAACGGTGAGATCTGGTACGTCCGCAACGGCGAGATCAAGCGGATCGGCAACCTGAGCCAGGGCTGGGCGACGGCGGCGGTGGACGTGACGGTCCGCCCGACGGAGGACCTGGACAAGATCAACTCGATCATCGTCGAGGTGGCGGACGGCCTGGCCAAGGACGAGCCGTGGAACGAGCGCCTGTGGGGCCCGGTGGAGGTGCTGGGCCTCAACGAGGTCCTGCTGGACTCCATGACGATCCGCGTCTCGGCCAAGACGATGCCGGGCAAGGCCCTCGGCGTGGAGCGCGAACTCCGCTGGCGCATCAAGCGCGCCCTGGACGCGGCGGGCATCCGCATCGTCGGCGGCATCCCCGCCCAGGCGGAGGAGTCGACCCCCGACCCCACGGCCGGCATGTCCGCCCCCTCGGCCTTCGCCAACGCCACGTCCCCCCAGTCGGCAGCGGCCACCCCCCTCCCGAGCGCCAACCCGAACCTGTCGAAGTAG
- a CDS encoding HNH endonuclease codes for MPHVLVLNASYEPLGVVPLRRALVLVLENKALCLEESGAFLHSETRVVAAPSVVRLKRFVRVPYRGPVPLTRRALFARDGGRCMYCGGVATSVDHVIPRSRGGTHAWDNVVAACRRCNHVKADRHLRELGWRLRHQPAPPTGLAWRIIGTGHRDPRWLPYLQPYGADDAMARIDAVSPPREGVATVPSPGL; via the coding sequence GTGCCACATGTCCTGGTCCTCAACGCGTCGTACGAGCCCCTCGGCGTCGTACCGCTCCGCCGCGCGCTCGTCCTCGTCCTCGAGAACAAGGCACTCTGCCTCGAGGAGTCCGGCGCCTTCCTGCACAGCGAGACCCGCGTCGTCGCCGCACCGAGTGTGGTCAGACTGAAGCGGTTCGTGCGGGTCCCCTACCGGGGGCCCGTTCCCTTGACCCGCAGAGCCCTCTTCGCCCGCGACGGCGGGCGTTGCATGTACTGCGGTGGCGTCGCAACCAGCGTCGACCACGTCATTCCGCGCAGTCGGGGCGGGACGCACGCCTGGGACAACGTGGTGGCCGCCTGCCGCCGCTGCAACCACGTCAAGGCCGACCGGCACCTGCGGGAGCTGGGCTGGCGGCTCCGCCACCAACCCGCGCCGCCGACCGGACTGGCCTGGCGGATCATCGGCACGGGACACCGAGACCCGCGCTGGCTGCCGTACCTCCAGCCGTACGGCGCGGACGACGCGATGGCCCGGATCGATGCCGTGTCCCCACCCCGCGAGGGAGTGGCCACGGTGCCGAGTCCGGGCCTTTGA
- a CDS encoding beta-N-acetylglucosaminidase domain-containing protein: MHLGRGRRTATAVAAAVIGGLLGGGTAAPVYAAPVSPVTTPDEQRADVPSVWPRPQSLTASAAAPVALGTDVVLLADADADPYAVAALREALRAAGVRTVHTALPGRGPVIRLSGPAGDGTSGAAEALRALRAPERADLPRGGYRLATGRHAGRDTAALDGVGPDGLFHAVQTVRQLITDRPGGAGREIPAVLVRDWPGSVVRGMTEGFYGRPWTREQRLAQIDFLGRTKQNRFLYAPGDDPYRQTLWRDPYPAAERTAFRELAERARANHVTLAWAVSPAQSMCLASDDDVKALTRKIDAMWALGVRAFQLQFQDVSYSEWHCDRDADTFGSGPRAAAEAHARVAGAVARHLAERHPDAEPLTLMPTEYYQDGATAYRKALAAKLDDRVQVAWTGVGVVPRTITGRELAGARDTFRHPLVTMDNYPVNDYAQDRLFLGPHTGREPAVAAGSAAFLANAMEQPAASRIPLFTAADYAWNPKGYRAQESWRAAVDDLAGADPKAREALHALAGNGASSLLDPAAESAYLKPLMAAFWRTRGGADPAARDRAAGELRAAFTVMREAPQRLGGTAGGLLDDEVRPWLEQLSRYGLAGETAVDMLQAQARGDGAAAWQAQLLLEPQRGALTRSTRATVGKGVLDPFLARAVTESAAWTGANRAREAAPSPGTAAETGAYTVRLDRPRPVESVTLMTEPGTGDAARVEAYLPGEGWRELGPVSPTGWTQTDAKGLRAQAVRVVWTDGRAPGVRSLVPWFADDPQAELELARTEADAEIGGPAQRIGVRLVGRRPGEVRGTLTARPPKGVSVRLPKEIRVPRGTGATVPLIVSVAAGTPAGAYRVPVSFAGEEQVLTVRAFPRTAGPDLARTATASSSGDETPDFPAALAVDGDPATRWSSPAEDGAWWQLELPRPARIGRVVLHWQDAYATRYRVQVSADGRTWRTAATVRDGRGGRESVRMDAADTRFLRVQGDARATEYGYSLWSVETYAVAAPEGDPEEGNTPPDPPADGRPEDRPEE, encoded by the coding sequence GTGCACCTGGGACGCGGCAGGCGGACGGCGACGGCGGTCGCGGCCGCCGTCATCGGCGGACTCCTCGGCGGCGGCACGGCCGCCCCCGTGTACGCGGCCCCGGTCTCCCCCGTCACCACCCCCGACGAGCAGCGCGCCGACGTCCCCTCGGTCTGGCCGCGCCCCCAGTCCCTCACCGCCTCCGCCGCGGCTCCGGTGGCCCTCGGGACCGATGTCGTCCTGCTCGCGGATGCCGACGCCGACCCGTACGCCGTGGCGGCGCTGCGCGAGGCGCTGCGCGCCGCCGGGGTGCGTACGGTGCACACCGCGCTGCCCGGCCGGGGACCGGTGATCCGGCTGTCCGGCCCGGCCGGTGACGGGACGTCGGGCGCCGCGGAGGCGCTGCGGGCGCTGCGCGCCCCCGAGCGCGCCGATCTGCCCCGGGGCGGCTACCGGCTGGCGACCGGACGCCACGCGGGCCGGGACACCGCCGCCCTCGACGGGGTCGGCCCGGACGGCCTGTTCCACGCCGTCCAGACAGTGCGGCAGCTGATCACCGACAGACCGGGCGGCGCCGGGCGCGAGATACCGGCCGTGCTCGTCCGCGACTGGCCCGGCTCGGTCGTCCGCGGCATGACCGAGGGCTTCTACGGCCGTCCCTGGACCCGCGAACAGCGCCTCGCCCAGATCGACTTCCTCGGCCGGACGAAGCAGAACCGCTTTCTGTACGCCCCCGGCGACGACCCGTACCGGCAGACCCTGTGGCGCGACCCGTACCCCGCCGCCGAGCGGACCGCGTTCCGCGAACTGGCCGAGCGGGCCCGCGCCAACCACGTGACGCTCGCCTGGGCCGTCTCGCCCGCGCAGTCCATGTGCCTGGCGTCCGACGACGACGTGAAGGCGCTCACCCGCAAGATCGACGCCATGTGGGCGCTCGGCGTGCGCGCCTTCCAGCTGCAGTTCCAGGACGTCAGCTACAGCGAGTGGCACTGCGACCGGGACGCGGACACCTTCGGGAGCGGGCCGCGGGCTGCCGCCGAGGCGCACGCCCGGGTGGCCGGCGCGGTCGCCCGTCACCTCGCCGAACGGCACCCGGACGCCGAGCCGTTGACGCTGATGCCGACCGAGTACTACCAGGACGGCGCGACGGCCTACCGCAAGGCGCTCGCCGCGAAGCTCGACGACCGGGTGCAGGTCGCCTGGACGGGCGTCGGGGTGGTGCCGCGCACCATCACCGGCCGCGAACTGGCCGGGGCCCGGGACACGTTCCGGCATCCGCTGGTCACCATGGACAACTACCCCGTCAACGACTACGCGCAGGACCGGCTCTTCCTCGGCCCGCACACCGGCCGCGAACCGGCCGTCGCCGCCGGCTCGGCCGCCTTCCTGGCCAACGCGATGGAGCAGCCGGCCGCGTCCCGGATCCCGCTGTTCACGGCCGCCGACTACGCCTGGAACCCGAAGGGCTACCGCGCCCAGGAGTCGTGGCGGGCCGCCGTCGACGATCTCGCGGGCGCCGACCCGAAGGCCCGCGAGGCGCTGCACGCGCTGGCCGGCAACGGGGCCTCCTCGCTGCTCGACCCGGCCGCGGAGTCCGCGTACCTCAAGCCGCTGATGGCGGCGTTCTGGCGGACCCGCGGGGGCGCCGACCCGGCCGCCCGGGACCGCGCGGCGGGCGAGCTGCGGGCCGCGTTCACCGTGATGCGCGAGGCGCCCCAGCGGCTCGGCGGCACGGCCGGCGGACTGCTCGACGACGAGGTGCGGCCCTGGCTGGAGCAGCTGTCGCGGTACGGCCTCGCCGGCGAGACGGCGGTCGACATGCTGCAGGCCCAGGCGCGCGGCGACGGCGCCGCGGCCTGGCAGGCGCAGCTCCTGCTGGAGCCGCAGCGCGGCGCGCTGACCAGGTCCACCCGGGCGACGGTCGGCAAGGGCGTCCTCGACCCGTTCCTGGCACGGGCCGTGACGGAGTCGGCGGCCTGGACGGGCGCGAACCGGGCGCGCGAGGCCGCGCCCTCGCCGGGGACGGCCGCGGAAACGGGCGCGTACACCGTGCGGCTCGACCGGCCCAGGCCGGTGGAGTCCGTGACGCTGATGACCGAGCCGGGCACCGGCGACGCGGCGCGGGTGGAGGCGTATCTGCCGGGCGAGGGCTGGCGGGAGCTGGGCCCGGTCTCGCCGACCGGCTGGACGCAGACGGACGCGAAGGGACTGCGCGCCCAGGCGGTGCGGGTCGTGTGGACCGACGGCCGGGCGCCCGGGGTCCGCTCGCTGGTGCCGTGGTTCGCGGACGATCCGCAGGCGGAGCTGGAACTGGCCCGGACGGAGGCGGACGCGGAGATCGGCGGCCCGGCGCAGCGGATCGGCGTACGCCTGGTGGGGCGGCGGCCGGGCGAGGTGCGCGGCACGCTGACCGCGAGGCCGCCGAAGGGGGTCTCGGTACGGCTGCCGAAGGAGATCCGGGTGCCGCGCGGCACCGGGGCGACGGTGCCGCTGATCGTGTCGGTGGCGGCGGGCACGCCGGCCGGGGCGTACCGGGTGCCGGTGTCGTTCGCGGGCGAGGAGCAGGTGCTGACCGTGCGCGCCTTCCCGCGCACCGCCGGACCGGACCTGGCCCGGACGGCCACGGCGTCCTCGTCGGGCGACGAGACACCGGACTTCCCGGCGGCGCTCGCGGTCGACGGCGACCCTGCCACGCGCTGGTCGTCCCCGGCGGAGGACGGCGCCTGGTGGCAGCTGGAGCTGCCGCGGCCGGCCCGGATAGGCCGGGTGGTGCTGCACTGGCAGGACGCGTACGCGACCCGGTACCGGGTGCAGGTCTCCGCGGACGGCCGTACCTGGCGCACGGCGGCCACGGTGCGCGACGGCCGGGGTGGCCGCGAGTCGGTACGGATGGACGCGGCGGACACGCGGTTCCTGCGGGTGCAGGGGGACGCGCGGGCGACGGAGTACGGGTACTCGCTGTGGTCGGTGGAGACGTATGCGGTTGCGGCGCCGGAGGGCGACCCCGAGGAGGGGAACACGCCGCCGGATCCCCCGGCGGACGGGCGGCCGGAGGATCGCCCGGAGGAGTGA
- the malQ gene encoding 4-alpha-glucanotransferase — protein MTLARLAELHGVATEYAPSEGVTVRVPDATVVTVLRALDVDASTPEAVAAALAAAERDARERLLPATLVLWRGEPAPRALDGLPPGTALRVTTEDGARLDWSPDDPSAPPLGVYRIEAQAPDGRSSRSTLVVAPERLPQPPERVHGLLVQLYSVLSARSWGMGDLGDLREMAGWAGRTHGAGFVQVNPLHAAVPGAPVDPSPYRPSSRRFPDPVHLRIEEIPEFGYVGPEYRAELDAVLQEAGELRERVLNKGALIDRDAVWAAKRRALELVATVPLGPGRRAEYCDFLAEHGRALEDHATYCALAERYGHHWRDWPAELRDPRSAEAVVRTDGELAALVDFHCRLAWLTDRQLGAASRAAREAGMAVGVVHDLAVGVHPDGSDAWAGQDAFAAGMSVGAPPDAFNARGQDWGLPPWRPDALAASGHAPYRGLLRGMLRHAGALRIDHVMGLFRLWWVPEGREPTEGTYVRYDAEAMLAVLVLEAHRAGALVVGEDLGTVEPGVREALERRGVLGTSVLWFERDWAGDGRPLAPERWRAGCVATATTHDLPSTAARLTGEHVELRHRLGLLPGELGRERAADRAEVAEWLGYLDRLGLLPEGIGDEEAEVRAVHRFLLRTPARMVGIWLPDAVGDRRPQNLPGTWDQYPNWRLPVADASGRPLTLDELAGSPRLHRLLDLFGGPGAGARTEG, from the coding sequence GTGACCCTGGCCCGCCTCGCCGAACTCCACGGCGTCGCCACCGAGTACGCCCCCTCCGAGGGCGTCACCGTCCGCGTCCCCGACGCGACCGTGGTGACCGTGCTGCGTGCCCTGGACGTCGACGCGTCCACGCCCGAGGCCGTCGCCGCCGCCCTCGCCGCGGCCGAACGGGACGCCCGGGAGCGGCTGCTTCCGGCCACCCTGGTCCTGTGGCGCGGCGAACCGGCGCCCCGGGCGCTCGACGGACTGCCGCCCGGCACGGCGCTGCGGGTCACCACGGAGGACGGCGCGCGCCTCGACTGGAGCCCCGACGACCCGTCCGCGCCGCCGCTCGGCGTGTACCGGATCGAGGCGCAAGCCCCCGACGGCCGGTCCTCCCGGAGCACGCTCGTCGTCGCGCCCGAGCGGCTGCCGCAGCCCCCGGAGCGCGTCCACGGGCTGCTCGTCCAGCTGTACTCGGTGCTGTCCGCGCGCTCCTGGGGCATGGGTGACCTCGGCGACCTGCGGGAGATGGCCGGCTGGGCGGGCCGTACCCACGGGGCCGGGTTCGTCCAGGTGAACCCGCTGCACGCGGCGGTGCCCGGCGCGCCCGTCGATCCGTCCCCGTACCGGCCGTCCTCGCGCCGCTTCCCCGACCCGGTCCATCTGCGGATCGAGGAGATCCCGGAGTTCGGGTACGTCGGTCCCGAGTACCGCGCCGAGCTCGACGCCGTCCTCCAGGAAGCGGGGGAGCTGCGGGAACGGGTCCTGAACAAGGGCGCGTTGATCGACCGGGACGCGGTGTGGGCGGCGAAGCGGCGGGCCCTGGAGCTCGTCGCGACGGTGCCGCTCGGGCCCGGCCGGCGGGCGGAGTACTGCGACTTCCTCGCCGAGCACGGCCGTGCCCTGGAGGACCACGCCACCTACTGCGCGCTCGCCGAGCGGTACGGCCACCACTGGCGCGACTGGCCGGCGGAGCTGCGCGATCCGCGCTCCGCCGAGGCCGTGGTGCGGACCGACGGCGAGCTGGCCGCCCTGGTCGACTTCCACTGCCGGCTGGCCTGGTTGACGGACCGGCAGCTCGGGGCGGCCTCCCGGGCCGCCCGGGAGGCGGGGATGGCCGTCGGGGTCGTCCACGACCTCGCGGTCGGCGTCCACCCGGACGGCTCCGACGCCTGGGCCGGGCAGGACGCCTTCGCCGCCGGGATGTCCGTCGGTGCCCCGCCGGACGCGTTCAACGCCCGCGGCCAGGACTGGGGGCTGCCCCCGTGGCGGCCGGACGCGCTCGCCGCCTCCGGCCACGCCCCGTACCGCGGGCTGCTGCGGGGCATGCTGCGGCACGCCGGGGCTCTGCGCATCGACCACGTGATGGGCCTGTTCCGGCTCTGGTGGGTGCCGGAGGGCCGCGAGCCCACCGAGGGGACCTACGTCCGGTACGACGCCGAGGCGATGCTCGCCGTCCTGGTCCTGGAGGCCCACCGGGCGGGCGCGCTCGTCGTCGGCGAGGACCTCGGGACGGTCGAGCCGGGGGTGCGCGAGGCGCTGGAACGGCGCGGCGTGCTCGGCACCTCGGTGCTCTGGTTCGAGCGGGACTGGGCGGGCGACGGCCGTCCGCTGGCCCCGGAGCGCTGGCGGGCCGGCTGCGTCGCCACCGCCACCACGCACGACCTGCCGTCCACCGCCGCCCGGCTGACGGGCGAGCACGTGGAGCTGCGGCACCGGCTCGGGCTGCTCCCCGGAGAGCTGGGCCGGGAGCGGGCGGCCGACCGCGCGGAGGTCGCCGAGTGGCTCGGCTACCTGGACCGGCTCGGCCTGCTGCCGGAGGGCATCGGCGACGAGGAGGCCGAGGTGCGGGCCGTGCACCGGTTCCTGCTGCGCACCCCGGCCCGGATGGTCGGGATCTGGCTGCCGGACGCGGTGGGGGACCGGCGGCCGCAGAACCTGCCGGGCACCTGGGACCAGTACCCGAACTGGCGGCTGCCGGTCGCGGACGCCTCGGGCCGCCCGCTGACGCTCGACGAACTGGCCGGCTCGCCCCGGCTGCACCGCCTCCTGGACCTGTTCGGCGGACCGGGCGCGGGGGCGCGTACTGAGGGGTGA
- a CDS encoding MarR family winged helix-turn-helix transcriptional regulator, with translation MEKRTPAPGPARDAVDAIADQWAVVRPDLETLPMAVFGRIYRLSAAMRGRVDKAYSAHGGMGLGEFDVLATLRRSGAPYTLSPRELAATLMITTGGMTGRLDKLEKAGLLTRSPDPNDRRALRVTLTEHGRELVDEAVGAGLAQQRAALEAALTEEEAEQLAGLLRKLLATTV, from the coding sequence ATGGAGAAGCGCACCCCCGCCCCCGGCCCCGCCCGCGACGCCGTCGACGCCATCGCGGACCAGTGGGCCGTCGTACGACCCGACCTGGAGACCCTTCCGATGGCCGTCTTCGGCCGGATCTACCGGCTGTCGGCGGCGATGCGCGGCAGGGTGGACAAGGCGTACTCGGCCCACGGAGGCATGGGACTGGGGGAGTTCGACGTGCTGGCGACGCTGCGCCGCTCCGGGGCGCCGTACACGCTGTCGCCGCGCGAGCTGGCCGCGACGCTGATGATCACCACCGGCGGGATGACCGGCCGGCTGGACAAGCTGGAGAAGGCCGGGCTGCTCACCCGCAGCCCCGACCCGAACGACCGGCGCGCGCTGCGGGTGACGCTCACCGAACATGGCCGCGAGCTGGTGGACGAGGCGGTGGGCGCGGGGCTGGCCCAGCAGCGGGCGGCCCTGGAGGCGGCGCTCACCGAGGAGGAGGCGGAGCAGCTCGCGGGGCTGCTGCGCAAGCTGCTCGCGACGACGGTCTGA
- a CDS encoding EamA family transporter, with translation MSRKAAVVALTALAPISWGSTYFVTTEFLPPDRPLFTGLMRALPAGLLLLGLTRKLPTGAWWWKAAVLGALNIGAFFPLLFLAAYRLPGGVAAVVGSVGPLFVVGLAALFLGDRPTSKSLLTAIAAAFGVSLVVLKAGAALDVVGVAAGLLSALSMSAGTVFTKRWGRPEGVGALALTGWQLTAGGLIILPIAFLIEGAPPALDATNLAGYAYLALGNTAVSYFLWFRGIERLSASSVTLLGPLSPITAAVIGWAALGQALGPVQLVGMVIAFGATLVGQMGPRAPKKTAPVAGSFSSPERKAQEVSMDLEVSGVRR, from the coding sequence ATGTCCCGCAAGGCCGCCGTCGTCGCACTGACCGCGCTCGCCCCCATCTCCTGGGGCTCCACCTACTTCGTCACCACCGAGTTCCTGCCGCCCGACCGGCCGCTGTTCACCGGTCTGATGCGCGCCCTGCCCGCCGGCCTGCTGCTCCTCGGACTCACCCGGAAGCTGCCGACCGGGGCCTGGTGGTGGAAGGCGGCCGTGCTCGGCGCGCTCAACATCGGCGCCTTCTTCCCGCTGCTCTTCCTCGCCGCGTACCGGCTGCCCGGCGGTGTGGCGGCGGTCGTCGGCTCGGTCGGCCCGCTCTTCGTCGTCGGCCTCGCGGCCCTCTTCCTCGGTGACCGCCCGACGTCGAAGTCCCTGCTCACCGCGATCGCGGCGGCCTTCGGAGTGAGTCTGGTCGTGCTCAAGGCGGGCGCCGCGCTGGACGTCGTCGGCGTGGCCGCCGGTCTGCTGTCCGCCCTGTCGATGTCCGCGGGCACCGTCTTCACCAAGCGCTGGGGGCGCCCGGAGGGCGTCGGTGCGCTGGCCCTGACCGGCTGGCAGCTCACCGCGGGCGGCCTGATCATCCTGCCGATCGCCTTCCTGATCGAGGGCGCCCCGCCCGCCCTGGACGCCACCAACCTGGCCGGCTACGCGTACCTCGCCCTGGGCAACACCGCCGTCTCGTACTTCCTCTGGTTCCGCGGCATCGAGCGGCTGAGCGCCTCCTCCGTCACGCTGCTCGGCCCGCTCTCGCCGATCACCGCGGCCGTCATCGGGTGGGCCGCGCTCGGCCAGGCGCTCGGCCCGGTGCAGCTGGTCGGCATGGTGATCGCCTTCGGTGCCACGCTGGTCGGCCAGATGGGTCCGCGGGCCCCGAAGAAGACCGCGCCGGTCGCCGGGTCGTTCAGCTCTCCTGAAAGGAAAGCTCAGGAAGTTTCGATGGACCTGGAGGTTTCCGGGGTGCGACGGTAG
- a CDS encoding DMT family transporter has product MTSLDHRVTDERPAPAERLARGAGLGLLLAAVATVVWSGSFVVARALHDTVPPIQHNFWRWIVAIVAVAPFAARETWRQRALIRRHLGFLTLASLLGITVYNTLINQAGTATSAANMGMIMAASPVLMAVYERLGGGRLGPRRVTGMAVALAGVLLLVGRGSFAADFAVGDLWAMAAAVAFASYSALLKRRPAELGGLVFLFATFVLGTLMLAPAFAVSVATQGGFRPTAGTVGQLVYVGVASSAVAFFAWNKAVALIGAGRAGVVYYLQPVCVALLSYALLGEDLGLLGGACMALILGGVALASARSR; this is encoded by the coding sequence ATGACCTCCCTGGACCACCGTGTCACCGACGAACGGCCGGCCCCCGCCGAGCGCCTTGCGCGGGGAGCCGGCCTCGGTCTTCTCCTGGCGGCCGTCGCCACGGTCGTCTGGTCCGGGAGCTTCGTCGTGGCCAGGGCCCTGCACGACACCGTCCCCCCGATCCAGCACAACTTCTGGCGCTGGATCGTCGCCATCGTCGCCGTCGCCCCGTTCGCCGCCCGCGAGACCTGGCGGCAGCGGGCGCTGATCCGGCGGCATCTCGGCTTCCTCACCCTCGCCTCGCTGCTCGGCATCACCGTCTACAACACCCTGATCAACCAGGCCGGCACCGCGACCAGCGCCGCCAACATGGGCATGATCATGGCCGCCTCGCCGGTCCTGATGGCCGTGTACGAGCGGCTCGGCGGCGGCCGGCTCGGCCCGCGCCGCGTCACCGGGATGGCCGTCGCCCTCGCCGGCGTCCTGCTCCTCGTCGGCCGCGGCTCCTTCGCCGCCGACTTCGCCGTCGGCGACCTGTGGGCCATGGCGGCGGCCGTCGCCTTCGCCTCGTACAGCGCCCTGCTCAAGCGCCGCCCGGCCGAACTCGGCGGCCTGGTCTTCCTCTTCGCCACCTTCGTGCTCGGCACCCTGATGCTCGCCCCGGCCTTCGCGGTCAGCGTCGCAACCCAGGGTGGCTTCCGGCCCACCGCCGGCACCGTCGGCCAGCTCGTCTACGTCGGCGTCGCCTCCTCCGCCGTCGCCTTCTTCGCCTGGAACAAGGCCGTCGCCCTGATCGGCGCGGGCCGCGCCGGAGTCGTCTACTACCTCCAGCCGGTCTGCGTGGCCCTGCTCTCGTACGCCCTGCTCGGCGAGGACCTGGGCCTCCTCGGCGGCGCGTGCATGGCCCTGATCCTGGGCGGGGTCGCCCTGGCCTCGGCCCGGAGCCGGTGA